In Patescibacteria group bacterium, the following proteins share a genomic window:
- a CDS encoding formate--tetrahydrofolate ligase, whose translation MKKISAVAKDLKLPSSSVECQGDYIAKIKLPLTMKRINPGKLILVTAITPGRFGEGKTTMSIGLADALSRLGKNSILCLREPSLGPVFSQKGGAIGGGKAKVQPAEEINLHFTGDIHAITTVHNLIAAEIDNHIHWGNRLGIKDVYWKRAIDLCDRTLRKDFSITAASEIMAVLCLAENFKDLKKRLENIVVASDQKGAPVKVKDLKIIDSLAALLDRAFRPNLVQTDEGTPAFIHGGPFANIAHGTNSIIATRTALKLADYIVTEAGFGSELGAFKYFDIVGRAGKIEPSAVVLVASVRAIGECGLENLGRHIEIIKRLGITPVAVINKFKNDDQKKIKEILDYCKKIKIPAEVSTAFSRGGKGSLGLARAVLKSIGASKIKVRPLYRADESIEDKVSKINGEIFGGRAVSFTPEAEEKIAQFTKWGYGNLPVCIAKTQYSLSDDKSQPRITGGFTLKVTDASLSAGAGFIVIKCGGILTMPGMPDKYK comes from the coding sequence ATGAAAAAAATATCCGCAGTCGCCAAAGACCTCAAACTGCCTTCCTCTTCGGTAGAATGCCAGGGCGACTATATCGCTAAAATCAAGTTGCCTTTAACAATGAAAAGGATAAATCCGGGGAAATTGATATTGGTTACGGCCATCACTCCCGGCCGGTTCGGAGAAGGGAAAACTACCATGTCCATTGGCCTCGCCGACGCCTTAAGCCGCCTGGGTAAAAACTCCATTCTATGCTTGCGCGAACCTTCTTTGGGCCCGGTCTTCTCCCAAAAAGGCGGGGCAATTGGCGGCGGAAAGGCCAAAGTCCAGCCGGCCGAAGAAATAAATTTGCATTTTACCGGCGATATCCACGCGATAACTACCGTCCATAACTTAATTGCCGCCGAAATCGACAACCATATCCATTGGGGAAACCGATTGGGCATTAAAGACGTCTATTGGAAGCGGGCGATTGATTTATGCGACCGGACTTTGAGAAAAGATTTTTCAATAACCGCCGCTTCGGAAATTATGGCCGTCCTTTGTTTAGCCGAAAATTTTAAGGACTTAAAAAAACGGCTGGAAAATATCGTTGTCGCTTCTGACCAAAAAGGCGCGCCGGTTAAAGTCAAGGATCTAAAAATAATTGACAGTCTGGCCGCGCTTTTAGATCGCGCGTTTCGGCCTAATTTAGTCCAAACCGACGAGGGAACTCCGGCCTTCATCCATGGCGGTCCGTTCGCCAATATCGCCCACGGAACCAACAGCATAATAGCTACCCGCACGGCTTTAAAACTGGCGGATTATATTGTTACTGAAGCCGGATTCGGATCGGAATTAGGCGCCTTTAAATATTTCGATATTGTCGGCCGAGCCGGAAAAATAGAACCTTCGGCCGTTGTTTTGGTCGCTTCTGTCCGGGCGATCGGGGAGTGCGGACTGGAAAATTTAGGGCGGCACATTGAAATAATCAAACGGCTGGGAATAACGCCGGTTGCCGTAATCAATAAATTCAAAAATGACGACCAGAAAAAAATAAAAGAAATTCTTGATTACTGTAAAAAGATTAAAATTCCGGCCGAAGTAAGCACCGCCTTTTCGCGGGGCGGAAAAGGCTCTCTCGGCCTGGCCAGAGCCGTATTAAAAAGTATCGGAGCAAGCAAGATAAAAGTCCGCCCCCTTTATCGCGCGGATGAAAGCATTGAAGATAAGGTAAGTAAAATTAACGGCGAAATATTCGGCGGCCGCGCGGTCAGCTTTACGCCCGAAGCCGAAGAAAAAATCGCCCAATTTACTAAATGGGGTTATGGCAATTTGCCGGTCTGCATCGCTAAAACCCAATACTCACTTTCGGACGACAAGTCCCAGCCGCGGATAACGGGCGGGTTTACCTTAAAAGTAACGGATGCGAGTCTTTCCGCCGGCGCCGGATTTATTGTAATAAAATGCGGAGGCATCCTTACCATGCCCGGTATGCCGGATAAATATAAATAG
- a CDS encoding EamA family transporter, with translation MLKNWFICGLGSAISFASMVIIYKRLFVLGIKPLVLNLFMFAFVFIGFLVWNLSTKTKPDLTIKMVLFLLLASMFSLLGNYFYVTSVGLAPNPGYAATIKASEIIFITVFSFLLFRSSLNIVAFLGVCFVFLGIYLISR, from the coding sequence ATGTTAAAAAACTGGTTCATTTGTGGGCTAGGATCAGCAATAAGTTTTGCTAGCATGGTCATAATCTATAAAAGATTATTTGTACTTGGGATAAAACCCCTTGTTTTGAATTTGTTTATGTTTGCTTTTGTATTTATTGGCTTCCTGGTGTGGAATTTATCTACTAAAACAAAACCTGATTTAACAATTAAAATGGTACTTTTCCTTTTGTTAGCATCAATGTTTTCGTTATTAGGAAACTATTTTTACGTAACTTCCGTCGGTCTTGCGCCAAATCCCGGGTATGCCGCCACGATTAAAGCAAGCGAAATTATTTTCATTACTGTTTTTTCATTCTTACTATTCAGATCTAGCCTGAATATAGTTGCCTTTCTCGGTGTTTGCTTTGTCTTTTTAGGAATATATTTAATATCAAGATAA
- a CDS encoding HIT family protein — MDCIFCKIIAGQIPSYKVYEDEKTLAFLDINPVNPGHVLVVPKEHFANMEDVPEDILCAVIKTVKKVGKAIKEGLGAEGYNITENNDPVAGQIVPHIHFHVIPRIEGDGLHLWPQKKYGEGEAEAVRDKINGAI, encoded by the coding sequence ATGGATTGCATATTTTGCAAAATTATCGCGGGGCAAATCCCAAGCTACAAAGTTTACGAGGATGAAAAAACTTTGGCTTTTTTGGATATCAATCCGGTCAACCCGGGCCATGTCCTGGTAGTACCGAAAGAACATTTTGCCAATATGGAAGACGTGCCGGAAGATATTTTATGCGCGGTAATAAAAACCGTAAAAAAAGTCGGCAAAGCGATTAAGGAAGGTTTAGGCGCGGAAGGCTATAATATTACGGAAAATAACGACCCGGTGGCCGGTCAAATCGTCCCCCATATCCATTTTCACGTTATCCCGAGGATTGAAGGCGACGGTCTGCATCTTTGGCCCCAAAAAAAATATGGCGAAGGTGAAGCAGAGGCGGTTAGGGATAAAATTAATGGCGCGATCTAA
- a CDS encoding C39 family peptidase produces the protein MRKYLVNITIIFLVLAFLGLAKVALVTEADDSPNNLSSPEKAPYIPEVRPGASETESAPVEVRGNNGDVLAEKEVKGSGTTDTRKVLEAVPFLSQAPFGDWKDERQQDGCEEASAVMAMLWVKGEAGVTKDYALSKILDISQFEEKQYDSYHDNGAKETADRIFNGYFKYKNVEVKYDVSLEDIKKALSEGYLVIAPMDGQKLDNPNYTGGGPERHMLVIKGYDPVKKQFITNDPGTRKGESYRYEENHFYDSIRDYIAGNHVPITEVRKNVIIVKK, from the coding sequence ATGAGAAAATATTTAGTTAACATAACCATCATTTTTCTAGTTTTAGCATTTTTAGGACTGGCAAAAGTCGCTTTAGTCACTGAAGCCGACGATTCGCCGAATAATTTAAGCAGTCCGGAAAAAGCACCCTACATACCCGAAGTTCGGCCAGGCGCTTCTGAAACTGAAAGCGCGCCGGTAGAAGTCCGGGGGAATAACGGGGATGTTTTAGCCGAAAAAGAGGTAAAGGGAAGCGGAACGACTGATACGCGGAAAGTTTTAGAGGCAGTTCCATTCCTTTCCCAGGCTCCCTTTGGCGACTGGAAAGATGAACGCCAGCAAGACGGCTGCGAGGAAGCGTCAGCGGTTATGGCTATGCTTTGGGTAAAGGGCGAAGCAGGAGTCACTAAAGACTACGCGCTTTCCAAGATCTTAGATATTTCCCAATTTGAAGAAAAGCAATACGACAGCTACCATGATAACGGCGCCAAAGAAACGGCTGACCGGATTTTTAACGGATATTTCAAATATAAAAACGTTGAGGTAAAATACGACGTTTCGCTTGAGGATATAAAAAAGGCTTTGAGCGAAGGCTATCTTGTTATCGCCCCTATGGACGGGCAGAAATTGGACAATCCGAATTATACCGGCGGCGGGCCCGAACGCCACATGCTGGTCATCAAAGGTTACGATCCGGTAAAAAAGCAGTTCATCACAAATGACCCGGGAACAAGAAAAGGAGAGAGCTATCGGTATGAGGAAAACCACTTTTACGATTCAATCCGGGATTACATCGCCGGCAACCATGTTCCCATAACCGAAGTGCGCAAAAACGTAATTATAGTAAAAAAATAA
- a CDS encoding sugar nucleotide-binding protein codes for MNEKILIFGNGQMGNFYKDFFIKKGLGAEIARADITDSAQIISAIEEFNPTVVINTAAITNLEECEKNKLKAFNVNVLGAENVARACDQKGLYFIHLSSGCIFESKDENDARVETDNPAPAVFYSWTKVWSEQMITYRKSPNFRYLILRPRQPVSSQISPKNMLIKFLTFTRYVDTPNTGTVLEDLMEWTYELIKTKPVGVIHVANEGWTTPYEIALMLKKHVLPSLNAGKISKADLDKLTPNRRVDTVLNVEKLKSFGVKVEPFKKRIEEIIIELGKNIKSADKKTLENVLSMTAETSKQRTEVNECWKELL; via the coding sequence ATGAATGAGAAAATATTAATTTTTGGGAACGGGCAGATGGGAAATTTTTATAAGGATTTTTTTATAAAAAAAGGTTTAGGCGCCGAAATTGCCCGGGCAGACATTACGGATTCGGCGCAGATTATATCCGCTATAGAAGAATTCAATCCGACGGTTGTTATTAATACCGCCGCCATCACCAATCTTGAAGAATGTGAAAAAAATAAATTAAAAGCTTTTAACGTAAACGTTTTAGGCGCGGAAAATGTCGCCCGCGCCTGCGACCAAAAAGGGTTATATTTCATCCACCTTTCTAGCGGCTGTATTTTTGAAAGTAAGGACGAAAATGACGCTCGTGTGGAAACCGATAATCCGGCGCCGGCGGTTTTTTATTCCTGGACCAAAGTTTGGTCCGAGCAGATGATCACTTACCGAAAATCTCCTAATTTCCGCTATCTTATATTAAGGCCGAGACAGCCGGTTTCGTCCCAGATAAGCCCGAAAAACATGCTGATAAAGTTTTTAACATTCACCCGATATGTTGATACGCCCAATACCGGAACTGTCTTGGAAGATTTAATGGAGTGGACTTATGAATTAATAAAGACAAAACCTGTCGGCGTTATACACGTCGCTAATGAAGGCTGGACAACGCCTTACGAAATCGCCCTAATGCTTAAAAAACACGTTTTACCCAGCCTGAATGCCGGAAAAATTTCCAAGGCCGATTTGGATAAGCTTACGCCAAACCGGCGGGTGGATACGGTTTTGAATGTCGAAAAGCTTAAAAGTTTCGGCGTCAAAGTTGAGCCTTTCAAGAAAAGAATCGAGGAAATAATAATTGAGCTCGGAAAAAACATTAAAAGCGCTGATAAAAAAACTTTGGAAAATGTGCTAAGTATGACCGCCGAAACATCAAAGCAAAGAACCGAGGTTAATGAATGCTGGAAAGAATTATTGTAA
- the rfbB gene encoding dTDP-glucose 4,6-dehydratase, which translates to MPGESKTLLVTGGAGFMGSNFIRYILSAYPNYKVINLDKLTYAGNLENLKDVENNPNYSFVKGDIAKSEDVEKAVGQGVDVIINYAAETHVDRSILDPKAFLFTDIIGTYTLLEAVRVGKAKKLIQISTDEVFGMVRSMNEEFTEESRFDPSSPYSASKAGGDHLCAAYWRTYQTPVIITHSCNFYGPNQYPEKLIPLAITNLIEGKRVPVYGKGEQFREWINTSDHCRAIDAILHKGQIGEVYNIGTRQRSKNIDTIKLILKHLGKDESSIEYIKDRPGHDFGYAVNPDKLMNELGWQPQVQFEDGLKKTVDWYKNNEDWWKKMKSGDYLEYYKKQYKER; encoded by the coding sequence ATGCCGGGTGAAAGTAAAACTCTTCTTGTTACCGGCGGGGCCGGGTTTATGGGCTCGAATTTTATCCGCTACATCTTAAGTGCTTATCCGAATTACAAAGTCATAAACCTCGACAAGCTTACTTACGCCGGAAACCTTGAAAACTTAAAAGACGTAGAAAATAACCCGAATTATTCTTTTGTAAAAGGCGATATTGCCAAATCCGAAGACGTAGAAAAGGCAGTTGGCCAGGGCGTGGACGTAATTATTAATTACGCCGCCGAAACCCACGTTGACCGCTCGATTTTAGACCCCAAAGCCTTTTTATTTACTGACATTATCGGCACCTACACATTACTCGAAGCCGTTAGGGTCGGGAAGGCGAAAAAATTAATTCAAATTTCTACTGACGAAGTATTCGGCATGGTGCGAAGCATGAATGAAGAATTTACCGAAGAATCGCGCTTTGACCCGTCGAGTCCTTATAGCGCATCCAAGGCCGGCGGCGACCATCTTTGCGCGGCTTACTGGCGCACTTACCAGACGCCAGTCATTATTACCCATAGCTGTAATTTCTACGGCCCGAACCAGTATCCGGAAAAACTAATTCCTTTAGCTATTACCAACTTAATAGAAGGGAAGAGAGTCCCGGTTTACGGCAAAGGCGAGCAGTTCCGCGAATGGATCAATACCTCCGACCACTGCCGGGCGATTGACGCGATCTTGCATAAAGGCCAAATCGGCGAAGTCTATAATATTGGAACCAGACAAAGATCAAAAAATATTGATACGATTAAGTTAATTCTAAAGCATCTCGGGAAAGACGAATCCAGCATAGAATACATAAAAGACCGTCCGGGGCACGACTTTGGCTATGCCGTCAACCCGGACAAGCTAATGAACGAGCTTGGCTGGCAGCCCCAAGTCCAATTCGAAGACGGCCTGAAAAAAACAGTCGACTGGTACAAGAATAATGAAGACTGGTGGAAAAAAATGAAATCCGGAGACTATCTCGAGTATTACAAGAAGCAATATAAAGAAAGATAA
- a CDS encoding sugar phosphate nucleotidyltransferase, whose translation MKGIILAGGTATRLFPLTATTSKQLLPVYDRQMIFYPLNVLVRAGIKEILIIVAPDHSGQFLNLLGAIFDKYGIKLEFKVQKAPRGLADAFILGESFIDNDSVTMILGDNIFEDDLADEIKNFQSGGMVFAKEVPDPERFGVVEFGADGKAVSIEEKPKKPKSNFAVSGLYTFDSRVVEIAKKLKPSARGEIEVTDINCQYLKMGELAVKKIKGAWLDAGTFDALLEAGQTVKEKKICEKFDPKINKAIGEFNEGLKAIAKKKLD comes from the coding sequence ATGAAAGGAATAATTTTAGCCGGAGGAACGGCAACGAGGCTATTCCCCTTGACGGCAACAACTTCAAAACAGCTTTTGCCGGTTTACGACCGCCAGATGATTTTTTATCCCTTGAATGTTTTGGTTCGGGCCGGCATCAAGGAAATTTTAATTATTGTCGCGCCGGACCATTCGGGGCAATTTTTAAATCTTTTGGGCGCGATCTTCGACAAATACGGCATTAAGCTGGAGTTTAAAGTCCAAAAAGCGCCGCGCGGACTGGCGGACGCGTTTATCTTAGGCGAATCGTTTATCGATAATGACTCGGTTACTATGATTTTAGGCGATAACATTTTTGAAGACGATTTGGCTGACGAAATAAAAAATTTTCAGTCGGGCGGAATGGTGTTTGCCAAAGAAGTCCCGGATCCCGAACGTTTCGGGGTAGTAGAGTTCGGCGCGGACGGCAAAGCCGTTTCCATTGAAGAAAAGCCTAAAAAGCCAAAAAGCAATTTCGCGGTGTCCGGGTTATACACTTTCGACAGCCGGGTGGTGGAGATCGCGAAAAAATTAAAACCTTCGGCCCGGGGCGAAATTGAAGTAACGGATATTAACTGCCAATATTTAAAAATGGGAGAGCTCGCGGTAAAAAAAATAAAAGGCGCTTGGCTGGATGCCGGAACTTTTGACGCGCTTTTAGAGGCCGGACAAACCGTTAAGGAAAAAAAGATTTGCGAAAAATTCGACCCAAAAATCAATAAGGCGATCGGCGAATTTAATGAAGGCCTGAAGGCCATCGCCAAAAAGAAATTAGATTAA
- a CDS encoding GNAT family N-acetyltransferase, translating into MLTVNDVAKDYDAVISSIEHLKGIFGPNSPWPADGLTLEEDLAALNYHQKEFLEKSSFAYTVMNLDESQCLGCVYIMPSDNRLYGAMVVMWIRKSELSNGLDEELFSGVASWINKEWPFKNAAYPGRKISWDEFLLQD; encoded by the coding sequence ATGCTGACTGTTAACGACGTCGCAAAGGATTATGACGCGGTTATATCGAGTATTGAACATCTTAAAGGAATTTTTGGGCCTAACAGCCCCTGGCCGGCTGACGGCCTTACTCTCGAAGAAGACTTGGCCGCCCTTAATTATCATCAAAAAGAATTTCTTGAAAAATCCTCGTTCGCCTATACTGTAATGAATTTGGATGAAAGCCAATGCCTGGGATGCGTTTATATAATGCCGTCGGACAATAGGCTTTATGGCGCTATGGTTGTGATGTGGATCCGAAAAAGCGAATTATCCAACGGACTGGACGAAGAGCTGTTTTCTGGCGTTGCGAGCTGGATTAATAAAGAATGGCCGTTTAAAAACGCCGCCTATCCCGGAAGAAAAATATCCTGGGATGAATTTTTACTTCAGGATTAA
- a CDS encoding FumA C-terminus/TtdB family hydratase beta subunit gives MIILNTPLKEEDVLKLNAGDNVLLNGTIFTARDKAHLFLLEEDFPPIKGGVIYHAGPIIKDKEVISAGPTTSARLNPYTPKLIEKYAIKAIVGKGGMNQAVIDALKGKAVYLSAIGGAGVLYAKAMKFKNVYKEEFGMPEAIWEFEVKDFPAIVAIDSKGNSLYEKTLEKSKKAFLKLVKL, from the coding sequence ATGATTATTCTTAACACTCCGCTAAAAGAAGAAGACGTCCTAAAGCTTAATGCCGGTGATAATGTCTTATTAAACGGGACGATTTTTACCGCCCGCGACAAAGCCCATTTATTTCTACTGGAAGAAGATTTTCCGCCGATAAAAGGCGGGGTTATTTACCATGCCGGACCGATAATAAAAGACAAGGAAGTAATTTCCGCCGGCCCGACGACTTCAGCGCGCTTAAATCCTTATACGCCCAAACTGATTGAAAAATACGCTATCAAAGCCATTGTCGGTAAAGGCGGAATGAACCAGGCGGTGATCGACGCTCTAAAAGGCAAAGCGGTTTATTTGTCGGCAATAGGCGGGGCAGGCGTTTTATACGCCAAAGCGATGAAATTCAAAAACGTCTATAAGGAAGAATTCGGCATGCCGGAAGCGATTTGGGAATTCGAGGTAAAAGATTTTCCGGCGATAGTCGCGATTGACTCGAAAGGGAACAGCCTCTACGAAAAAACTCTGGAAAAATCAAAAAAAGCTTTTTTAAAATTGGTAAAATTATAA
- a CDS encoding ABC transporter ATP-binding protein, which translates to MNVLEVKNLTKKFGRFTAVDDISFSLKEGEILGLLGANGAGKTTTIQMLLGVLNPTGGQVMYFGKDLGKHREEILEEVNFSSTYTNMPWELTVRENLAWASYLYKIKDRKKRIEEMIDIFRLRKLVKDKTTGLSSGQITRLNLAKAFINYPRVLLLDEPTASLDPDVASYIRKFLLKEKTKFQVSIIFTSHNMAEVEEMCDRVIFINEGKIIADDTPINLAKTMKTSHVRLLVGRGTDKLKKYCEAKNMKCKLNGKALTVDMDEKEIPFFLREIMDQGVLYDEISIDKPTLNDYFLQIIKPRKDTDAKKTKEKSSILRILRKN; encoded by the coding sequence ATGAACGTATTAGAAGTTAAAAATTTAACCAAAAAATTCGGCCGATTCACGGCCGTTGATGACATATCTTTTTCCTTAAAAGAAGGGGAGATTTTGGGTTTACTCGGAGCTAACGGAGCGGGGAAGACTACAACCATTCAGATGCTGTTAGGGGTGCTGAATCCTACGGGCGGCCAGGTTATGTATTTTGGCAAAGATTTAGGAAAGCACCGGGAAGAGATTTTGGAAGAGGTAAATTTTTCTTCGACTTATACCAATATGCCCTGGGAATTGACGGTCCGGGAAAACCTTGCCTGGGCCTCGTACTTGTATAAGATTAAAGACCGCAAAAAAAGGATTGAAGAAATGATAGATATTTTTAGGTTAAGAAAACTGGTTAAGGATAAAACCACCGGCCTGTCTTCCGGCCAGATTACCCGCCTTAATTTAGCCAAGGCCTTTATCAATTACCCCCGGGTACTGCTCTTAGACGAGCCGACTGCTTCGCTTGACCCGGATGTCGCAAGCTATATAAGAAAATTTTTACTAAAAGAAAAGACCAAATTCCAGGTTTCGATAATTTTTACTTCGCACAACATGGCCGAGGTGGAAGAAATGTGCGACCGGGTAATATTTATTAATGAGGGAAAAATTATTGCCGATGATACGCCGATTAATCTCGCGAAGACCATGAAAACAAGCCACGTCCGGCTCTTGGTCGGGCGCGGTACGGACAAGTTAAAAAAATACTGCGAAGCAAAAAACATGAAATGCAAGTTGAACGGCAAGGCCTTGACGGTTGACATGGATGAAAAAGAAATTCCTTTTTTCTTAAGGGAAATCATGGATCAAGGAGTCTTGTATGACGAAATAAGCATCGATAAGCCGACTTTAAACGATTATTTCCTTCAAATAATAAAACCCCGAAAAGATACCGACGCTAAAAAAACAAAAGAGAAAAGTTCTATTTTAAGGATTTTACGCAAAAACTAG
- a CDS encoding ABC transporter permease yields the protein MKFDRIYALILRSLYTTRHSWDRITDLFYWPAIDLLLWGLTSFYIKKFAPDSLSVTMVIVSGVVLWLIIWRGQNDISLNLLEDLWSKNLINVFVSPIKFIEWVAAFLSLSVIKIVISLPFAVLLALLLYHVNIFSYGLYLIPFSILLLMTGWWVGMFVNGVILRYGTRVQTLAWSLVMIISPFSAIYYPLSILPDWAQKVAIIIPSSYIFEGAREVIATGTLDMSKVWTSLALNAVYLVLAFLFLKASFKKLLDRGLVKLY from the coding sequence ATGAAATTTGACAGGATTTACGCCTTAATTTTAAGAAGCCTATATACCACCCGCCATTCCTGGGACCGCATCACCGACCTTTTTTATTGGCCGGCGATTGACCTTTTGCTTTGGGGGCTAACGAGCTTCTACATAAAAAAGTTCGCGCCGGATTCTCTTTCCGTAACAATGGTCATTGTTTCCGGCGTGGTTTTGTGGCTTATTATCTGGCGGGGCCAGAATGACATCAGCCTGAATTTATTAGAAGACCTTTGGAGCAAAAACCTTATTAACGTTTTTGTTTCGCCGATAAAATTTATCGAGTGGGTGGCGGCGTTTTTGTCTTTAAGCGTTATTAAAATCGTTATCAGCCTGCCCTTTGCCGTTCTCCTCGCCCTTCTTTTGTATCATGTAAATATTTTTTCCTACGGCCTTTACTTAATCCCGTTTTCAATCTTGCTTCTTATGACCGGCTGGTGGGTGGGGATGTTCGTAAACGGCGTCATACTCCGGTATGGCACCCGGGTCCAGACTCTGGCCTGGTCGCTCGTTATGATTATTTCTCCCTTTTCCGCCATTTACTACCCTTTATCAATTCTGCCTGATTGGGCGCAGAAGGTAGCAATTATTATCCCCTCCAGTTATATTTTCGAAGGGGCGCGCGAAGTAATCGCTACCGGAACCCTTGATATGAGTAAAGTTTGGACGAGCCTCGCCCTAAACGCTGTTTATCTTGTATTGGCATTTTTATTTTTAAAGGCCAGCTTCAAAAAACTTTTAGACCGCGGTTTGGTAAAACTCTATTAA
- a CDS encoding fumarate hydratase, with the protein MELKEKIVNLYRRTANVLPEDVILALEKAEKIEDNPVAKEIFKKLIENTREAKGEEKPICQDTGTPYFYVEYPEGHTQKELTEIIEEATIEATSGVPLRPNAVNCLTGKNIGNKPVIHFKEGKKLKINLMLKGGGSENVSAIYSLPNIDLKADRNLEGVRKCVLDAVFKAQGKACPPYIIGVALAGNLEEAASISKKQLLRKLNDKNPEKELFELEEKVLAEINELLIGPAGLGGKTTALGVKIASGVRHPASFFVGIAISCWAMRRQSL; encoded by the coding sequence ATGGAATTAAAAGAAAAAATTGTAAATTTATACCGAAGGACCGCCAATGTTTTGCCGGAAGACGTTATTTTAGCTTTGGAAAAAGCGGAAAAAATAGAGGATAACCCGGTAGCCAAAGAAATATTTAAAAAACTGATTGAAAATACCCGGGAGGCTAAGGGCGAAGAAAAACCGATTTGCCAGGATACGGGCACGCCGTATTTTTATGTCGAATATCCGGAGGGGCATACGCAAAAAGAATTAACCGAAATTATCGAAGAAGCGACAATTGAGGCGACAAGCGGGGTTCCATTGCGGCCAAACGCCGTGAATTGCCTAACCGGAAAAAATATCGGCAATAAGCCGGTCATCCATTTTAAGGAAGGAAAAAAACTAAAAATCAATTTAATGCTGAAGGGCGGAGGATCGGAAAATGTTTCCGCTATTTACTCTCTTCCCAACATTGACTTAAAAGCCGACCGGAATTTGGAAGGAGTAAGAAAATGCGTCCTTGACGCGGTTTTCAAAGCCCAGGGCAAAGCTTGTCCGCCTTATATAATCGGCGTCGCGCTGGCCGGAAATTTAGAGGAAGCGGCTTCAATTTCCAAAAAACAGCTTTTAAGAAAATTGAATGACAAAAATCCGGAGAAAGAATTATTTGAGTTAGAAGAAAAAGTTTTGGCTGAAATTAACGAGCTCTTAATCGGACCGGCGGGACTCGGAGGAAAGACGACCGCCTTAGGCGTAAAAATCGCTTCCGGCGTCCGCCACCCGGCTTCATTTTTTGTGGGAATTGCTATCAGTTGCTGGGCTATGCGCCGCCAAAGCCTGTAA
- a CDS encoding DUF3147 family protein, with translation MSQYVYYSLQFILGGASVVAITMIAKYLHPKYTGIAYALPVILLVSVIFVHLGQGLEASRSTLKSTFVYEFTLIFFILAFYFLSERLDFWLAMFIALFGWAIISAGIQLFLKA, from the coding sequence ATGAGCCAATACGTTTATTATTCTTTGCAGTTTATACTTGGCGGCGCTTCGGTCGTCGCTATAACGATGATAGCGAAATACCTCCACCCAAAATATACCGGCATAGCCTACGCGCTTCCGGTGATATTATTAGTTTCGGTAATTTTTGTTCATCTCGGCCAGGGCCTGGAAGCCTCGAGAAGCACGCTGAAATCAACTTTTGTTTATGAATTCACTTTGATATTTTTTATTCTCGCTTTTTACTTTTTATCGGAAAGGCTGGATTTTTGGCTGGCTATGTTTATCGCCCTTTTTGGCTGGGCGATTATCTCGGCTGGCATCCAATTATTCCTAAAAGCGTAA